CCTTCCTGAATGTCTCTGCCGTTCCGTCACTGCATTCAggttttttgtgtgtggtgtCGCTAGGTTTGAACTACATCTTCATGGGCCAGGCAGATGAGGAGGGTCGTGGAATGATCGCCCCCCATCATTTCATCATGGCTTTCAAGGCCAAGAACCAGAGGGCCTTTAACATGCTGAAGAACAAACGTTGCTGAGCTCTTACGGACAATCTTTAGTCTCGAAATCCACACATGGATGTGTGATGTCTTCATATTTGCCCTGCATGTCCCAACTTCCTTCATCGCCCTCTCCAGAGGAGGCCGAGGACTGTTGAAGCACGTGGCACAACAACTGGTTGGGCTCTCTTGGTTCCTACTTCTCTTCTTACTGTTGTGATTACCATCAGCAAAAGTAGTAAGATATGACAGGTGAAGAAACCCGGAATGTAAAAATCAAGATTATGGTGTTTAGGACGGCACAGTTTACAAGATATTTGTAGATTTTTTGATCCAATAGCAAATTTAGAGAAGCTAAAAGGCAATAAACTTgctgtttttgaaatcatgctggataatattgaaatattttcaTAGAAACAGATTCCTAGAGGTGAATGTTAAGTTATTTGTTTTATGAGAGGAAAAATAAAGTTCATTATCAATTAAGGTCTTGGATATTGTCTTCATGTTTTTTATCTTTATTGCATAGAAATCTTTTCCAGAATCAGATTTCAGTTGATTTTAAGAAAGTTTTCAGAGTTGAAAATATTCATGTCATGACAGGACATCTGTTTCTAAAATTGCCTTAGGGCTCAGAGTGCTTGAGTGTGAAGGGCACTATTTTAACGTTTAACTCCTTAGTAAACTATTAAAAGGGCCATATTCTTTAATTgtacagaattttatttttctccCCTTATAAAGTTAGATTTATTGTGCCAGAAACAGCTGTGACCATTTTACACACACTCTCTGATCATTAGAATTAAGTAAACCGTTACTGTGAAATAAGTAACAAGTCCCAGTAATGAATACTAAACAGGTGTTACTATGTAAATGTAGGTACATTTCTGAATCACCTGCTTTTTTGCTGGCAATTAGCTAGAAAAGAAAAGTTTATCAATACAAACTTTGAAACTTTGACAGTAACAACAAGACGGTTataatttcattcatactacccatattcaagcatggccccgccccctttgttgggtgttctcgggggcggggtttatgtaaatgttgggGTTAGtaatgtcaccaacccaggaagaagctcgttgtagtccctaccagccatttgttgtagtccttaaattttgtaaaatttgcattgaactttgagcatcgtaactttgcagatgttgtttatgatcaaacagcaacattacacactaactaaagcactaaagttaaagttaaatcataatcaaggataATTTAACGGTCATGTAGTAAGttaaaattcaaatgtagtacctactcagtaTGCAATTTCAGAAATACTGTGGGTCCTCAAGAGTAGGGTTGACAATATGTTAAATGTGAATTAGTCTTAAAATACATAACATGTTTAAACAGTGGAAAAGCTGCAACAGTTACTAAGAACTTAAGCAAGTtcaatataaaacatttctttataataaatgttatttatttgaaaagaaTAACACTTTTAGAAAACAAGTAGGATGCAAGAATATTACATAAGTTATGGTTCTGGAGATTTTGGTGTAGAATAAACAGAGTTTAAGAGAATTCCAGTAGAGTCCCAGGACTTTTTTGTCACCTTACATcttccaaagaaaaaaaaaagaagaagaagagcatTGCTGAGCATGCTGGGTAACTTTTACTAAATGGTCATGGCTTAGCTTCTGGGGTAGAACATAGCATATTTGGAAGTGCGGAAGCCCAAAAGGTCCCTCATTTCATTGCGGAACTTGGATAGGTCTTGCCGCAGATCGTTGAGGTTCTCTACCGTGGCCTGATCCATGCTCTGCATCTTCTGCCTTGTGGCGGTCAGGTAACGGTGCACTAGACAGCACATAATCTTCTGGTAGTTCTCGTCTCTTTTCTGCTTCAGGTTCCTCCATTCCTAGAAGCAAAAAGTTATTGGGTCATTGGTAAGCTGACTTTAAGGCAGAGGTCTCCAAacctggtcctggagggccgctgtcctgcaaagtttagctccaacacaCCTGCTTGAATGTTTCTTGTATACCAAGtgagaccttgattagctggttcaggtgtgtttaattggggtgaagctaaactttgcaggactgAGTTTGGAGACCTCTGCTTTAAGGCATAATATTATAGAGCTCACTCCTTTTCCACTAGACGGTTCTTGGCACCAATCCTGCACCTGAAGGGCAAAATGCTGAAGAAATGTGCAAGATGAGGATTCAAAACCACTGCTCTAGAGCAGTTTCACCCTCTTTCTTGTAGACAACGAAAACTCCCTGGTATGTTTCAGGCCCTGAACCTCCTTTCTTGAGGTAGAAATGCGTGAAACCATTTGAGAATTGGCACTAGCCAGGAACATGGAATGTCTTTGGAAAGGGGGCAAGAAAGGTTCACAATCCACTGACCAAGCACCTGTTCCAGCACCAGTACCATGCTGTAAGGCTGTCTTTAGAAGCAACGGTTTTTACTTGAATGTCAAATCAATCGATTATTCATATACCACTAAAATCAAACTATGGATACACAgtacagtacactgtaaaatccccagagttcaATCAACTCTGTCacaatagtgttaaagtaacactgaagcagagttaatgagataatttagcaattaataaggctgtgactgtgtttctcttttcttcagtgattctgcttgttaacagcaggcgttcatcactaatgcacaatcatcattTAATCAATTGTtgaattatctcattaactttaactctgctttagtgttattttaacactttttacagaGGGatcatatgtactctgagcagagttgatttaactctggagattttgctgtgtaggtAGATTTTCCAGAATATAAGTTCACAAAAGTCTTGCATACCTTGAGGCTATTCTGTCTCTTGACCTTGCCCGTGGAGGTGTGAGAACAGATCCATTTGCTCAGGCTGATCACCAGGTAGCACAAAGTCTTGGGTGAGGGGAGGATGTTGAAGGGTGGAGGAAGTGTGCACTTGTCATTAAAGTAGCTAAGCCACAGCTTAGCCCGAGCAAACTTCCACTCCTTATCTTCATGGTTCTGCAAGCAGATAAAAAAGTGCAATGTATGACGTCGataacgtccactatggtttcggacaccactacaaatggctgtcccctcaaataatGCCCTGTTTAAGGGTATGGGGGCGATTTCAGATTCAGCCTTTGTTGAAATGAACGGGAATGCTAATAGATAGACCACCTTGAAACAACCAATAAGACTGCATTAACCTCTCTACCGCCCCCATCAGGTTTGGAGAACCCGTAGCGCAGGGGTTCTCAATCAAGATCCACTTtcatgcagagtttagctccaaccctaatcaaacttAACTCTTTCTAGGAAGCCTTGATTAGcttcttcaggtgtgtttgattagagttgGAGCTAAATTGTGCAAGATCTCGAGGACCAGGGTTGAGAACCCCTTGAGAACTCGAGTGAATGGATACTATGGAACTTCATTTGATGCATTCTACTTGACGGAAACACACCATTATGGTAATTAAATGTTAAGAAAGCACTTATACGATTCACATTTTTGGAATCAAATCAAGGGTCACTCACAGCAATCTGTCTGAAGCTCTTATGCAGCATAGCCACCAGGAGTTTAGTGAGAACGATGACTACAACAATGTTGTAGGTTCCGACGATAAGAGCACCAACAAATGACCGCAGCTCCTCTGTGTAGCTGATCCTTGTGACGAACAGAGCCACGTGCGCCAGAGAAAAAATGTACCAGAAGAGGGCATAACATGTCCCCATGAACCTAGAGAAAGTTGAAGATAAACGATTAAGGTAAAAGATTACATTGAAACAGAGCATGGTCGACATGGAGCCTTGCATCTTTAGAACAATGATTTTTGTCACAAAAACACTACTTTGTCTTCAAGGCGTCACATCGTGAAGAGGAAGAGCTCAGAAATCAAAACTTCCTCCCCAGTTTAAAAAGAGCATTTATTCAAACTAAGACGCAAAAAGATCTCATTTTGAATGAGAAATGTATATGGCCCCTTTAACTTTTGATTTTGCACCTTTTTGGAAAGACGGCATGAGTCtttgagcaaaaaaaaatgATCTAGAATCTTCTAATTAGTGTAAGTGTTAAAGTACGTGTGAAAGGTGTCATTGCTCTGCTGCCGACAGAAGATGCCCTCACAGTCCTtggtttcatttttggttgtgGATGGATCCTTCTGGTCTTTTCCATACAGCTGTGTCAGGCCAATGGTGAAAGAGATGAGCACGAGCAGGAATAAGCCAAGAAACTTCCCAAACTCCTGTAGCATCTGGCCCATTGAGATCTGCAATGACAAATACACCAGTCCTTCCACATCAAAGAGAAAACGGAAAAGTCTTTTTCTTGTGTTTTTCACTTGCAGGCGACAactttgtcaaaatgatccccattaaaaaaaacactgtattgtgaatgccaggccagtagtgggcgacgtcactttgtaaagaaacacatgCCTATATTCTGAACACATAATACGCTTGCGCATGGCGTCATAGTTTTCACAAACTTTGCATTtcgaaacccgttttcaaaagtttgcattttcaggctcCCAAAATgccgttgttgtgtaaatgaatggccaaacgCATAAAacgttttccatttttagttgaaaattaTGTCGTGTAAACTTCCTCGAACACATGGACCACTTTTAAGGTCGTGACACAACAAGCTGACATCAAAGAACTgaagttcaaattcaaatgtcgTATCTACTCAATATCAATCACACTGATCACTTTCTTCATTCCAGACGGATCATGTTGTTATGAAAATATTGGCGTACTGGAATACTCAAAAAAGATGAACAGCTTTCTGTCTGTGTTGTCTTGACTTCTTAGCTCACTTTTATcattttctcttttattctcATGAAAATACTCATTTGCTaaactgaacagccaatcagagcgaTCTCTTTCCAGATGGGCCGATGCCAATTCAACTTGCTGAATTGGGTGAACTGACCATATGCACAGAGCGTTCTTAAGAACTTCCGCAATAATATAATCCAGCTGGAAAACTTCCAGTGAAATGTCACTTGTTGGTGTGTCGGTATCTTCACTGTCCTGATGTCACTTTAACAGCATCAATAGTGTAAttcttagtttataatcagaatatagtcacttaaatagtcaggcctagtgttaatttagttattcaaacgtaagacGACATAAAGACGTGTTTCTCAGTGTTCCTCCtcaaattcaattcgaccatcagtTTTAACACTTTCATGTGGAAAAAAGCATCAACACACTGTAGATTAaagatttattgtgcactttagttagattcattgaataaaatgtgcCAAAATCGTTGATTTATTAACTCATCAATCgttttctgtgtaattcatttccaagaaaagttattgtttttcatgagatgtTTTGAGTACTTCATATTTTACCTTGATGAAATGTCTTTTTAAACCTagtgattttataatgtttaatatttattcaaaagcaAAACTGAGTGAAAAACTATTACAGGAAATGGCTAATATGAGCCAATAAATGctcctctgctgccatctgATGGTTATaattaatgtcttttttattttttttctatcaaatgttggaTTTCATCTTGAAACGTTTGGTTTTACAAATGGAGaaaatctcagaaggatgaacaaataatgtttttggtcatcacattaaaaataacatttggaGTGCTGGAATAATGTTGTGTGTGCCGTCGGCTTGGTGCGTCACAgcatattttttaatgattttattttttattctttttggaGCATCACAGATTCGTTGCATGaagattcttcaaaaagaaaagaaaaagaaaaggatagttgggtgaactatccttttaacccagaatattctttttgaaatatttatatttttgagaACAGCTATGTGTTGATGATCATGgaaattaaaaagtaaatatgGCAATGTTCTGAAACAAGTTAATTTTGAGTGCTGGATGTCATTTTAAACTAACTTCATATATCAGACAACAACTAGTCACTGATAAACCCAGCTCGAGTAAATATTGGTTTTACTCATTAGGGGTAATGGAAGGGAACATTTCTGGGTTGCAACATTAAGCGACCTGTACTTACACACATACAGTAGACTAGCTCTTTTAAGGTGCCTACCTCTATCTGTGCTTTAGATTCCACTGGCCTTTCCAGTGTGAGCTGAGGACTCGATGAATTGCTTGTGTCGAGTCTGACCGGTGAACCATAATTCTCTGTACTGTGTGTTTGTTCTGAAACATTGGCAGAGTgttggggattttttttttcttttcctattaatctaattaattttcTTGTCACTCTTAATCCCCTTTTCTACATCTAATAATTTTCAACCTTCGTTGAACCATGGTAGTTGCAGCAGCCATTCTCTGAAGCACTGGTGTCCTGCCAAATCTAACCTCAAAGTGATTCCACTGGCTGACTATTCTATTTGATGCCTGATTAGAAATCCTATAATAATACTGCATCTTTTAACATTTCAGTCCactattttgttctgtttcaAGAGTGTTAATGTTTTGTGTAACAGCACTGGAATGTGCTCTTCTGACACTACCGATACCATTTTGGACTATTGATttgaaacagatttttttttaatcaattttatgcattttctgctgaataaaagcattaatttctttaaaacaaacaatGGTACAGTATTTTGCTGACTATAAATGTTTGAACAGTAATGTGATCAACTGCAATAGAAAGAGCTCTGTTGAACACTTTAAAATCCCTTCCAGAGAATTCTGCAGATTTTTCCCAAATATCAGCACACAAAATCGGGGGAAAAGCCCACAGAATCCATCTGGGCCTGCAAGTGACTACTCCTTTACATCcaagcaaacaaaaaaataagtttatcCAAGATAATtagaatactttttttaatctaaaaaaaatatatatatatatatatgaaagtatactttcagtctgctttttatgtacttctcagaaatatacttaaaattgcaCAAGTATATTTGACTTATATTGACAGAAAAGTCTAAGCATATTAGCAAATATTTGTGAAGTCCACTGGTA
The nucleotide sequence above comes from Chanodichthys erythropterus isolate Z2021 chromosome 23, ASM2448905v1, whole genome shotgun sequence. Encoded proteins:
- the trpc1 gene encoding short transient receptor potential channel 1 isoform X2, producing MFAKDLLAQARNSRELEVILNHTSNEDHVDKRGLLEERMNLSRLKLAIKYNQKEFVAQSNCQQFLNTVWFGEMASYRRKHTCLKILYVLSVVLLWPLLSVCYLLGPRSRVGQVIHTPFVKFIIHSASYFTFLLLLNLYSLVYNGEKKNLMGPPLQLIDYLLILWIIGMVWSDVKRLWYEGLEDFLEESRNQLSFVMNSLYLATFALRVVAHSEFKNKELDRKNWDAFHPILVAEGLFAFANVLSYLRLFFMYTTSSILGPLQISMGQMLQEFGKFLGLFLLVLISFTIGLTQLYGKDQKDPSTTKNETKDCEGIFCRQQSNDTFHTFMGTCYALFWYIFSLAHVALFVTRISYTEELRSFVGALIVGTYNIVVVIVLTKLLVAMLHKSFRQIANHEDKEWKFARAKLWLSYFNDKCTLPPPFNILPSPKTLCYLVISLSKWICSHTSTGKVKRQNSLKEWRNLKQKRDENYQKIMCCLVHRYLTATRQKMQSMDQATVENLNDLRQDLSKFRNEMRDLLGFRTSKYAMFYPRS